Proteins encoded together in one Streptomyces sp. TLI_171 window:
- a CDS encoding MMPL family transporter yields the protein MIRALTGLAVRHAWKVIAVWAVLGMALAGLSPLLFARVTQSGTADFLPAGYDSAAALRIAEQHFGVRSDATTVTVLVARTDGAPLTDADRQRIAAGAAELGGRRVVMPRKKDEPAFLLPDRSQTPRVAAVASAPDGSFELLGVELAGNAAEEGVQDVYRAFRDSARAEFAESGLRTGFTGGLAEAADTADAHRTATTVGGILVVALIVLLNVLVFRSVLAAALPLLAVTLIGGAASGAVAGAAALTGLDLDASTPSLISVVLLGIGIDYLLFLLFRFREHLRARPEQPARQAAAEVSARVGGAIASAALTIVAAFATLGVASFGQFRSLGPAIAVAVLVMLAGSLTLMPALLAVCGRRMFWPSRALRRPPREGVAARWGALVTRRPAAVLAASVVLLGALAAGAAGIRMDYGLGGDSSTPSAATAVEIARALPAGVSDPISVYVTAKDGAAVDPGRLDGLARALAGVDGVGQVAPAVPSADGRAARIDLYPSADPQSERVRELAAGPVRAAAAAHAPPGTLARVGGSAAVFADISAAVDHDLAVVFPVAAALIALILLLLLRSLLAPAVLLLAVGLGFAATLGAATLVFQHLLDGPGVAFTLPLVLFLFVVALGTDYNILITDRIREEMRRPGPPRAAVARAVRHTAPAVATAGLVLAGSFASLAASPGSEQISFALTLGILLSALVLSLALVPALATLLGRTLWWPLRPGPAPVPVAPTPERHPVS from the coding sequence GTGATCCGCGCACTGACCGGACTCGCCGTCAGACACGCCTGGAAGGTCATCGCCGTGTGGGCGGTGCTGGGCATGGCGCTGGCCGGGCTGAGCCCGCTGCTGTTCGCCCGCGTCACCCAGTCCGGGACGGCGGACTTCCTGCCGGCCGGCTACGACTCGGCCGCCGCACTGCGGATCGCCGAGCAGCACTTCGGGGTGCGGTCCGACGCCACCACCGTCACCGTGCTGGTCGCCCGGACGGACGGCGCGCCGCTGACCGACGCCGACCGGCAGCGGATCGCGGCCGGGGCGGCGGAGCTCGGCGGGCGCCGGGTCGTGATGCCGCGCAAGAAGGACGAGCCGGCGTTCCTGCTCCCCGACCGCTCGCAGACGCCCCGGGTCGCGGCGGTGGCCAGCGCGCCCGACGGCAGCTTCGAGCTGCTCGGCGTCGAACTGGCCGGCAACGCCGCCGAGGAGGGCGTGCAGGACGTGTACCGGGCGTTCCGCGACTCGGCCCGCGCGGAGTTCGCCGAGTCCGGTCTGCGCACCGGGTTCACCGGCGGCCTGGCGGAGGCCGCGGACACCGCGGACGCGCACCGGACCGCCACCACCGTCGGCGGCATCCTGGTCGTCGCGCTGATCGTGCTGCTCAACGTGCTGGTGTTCCGCAGCGTGCTGGCGGCCGCGCTGCCGCTGCTGGCGGTGACCCTGATCGGCGGTGCGGCGAGCGGCGCCGTGGCGGGCGCGGCCGCGCTCACCGGGCTGGACCTGGACGCCTCCACGCCGAGCCTGATCTCCGTGGTGCTGCTCGGCATCGGCATCGACTACCTGCTGTTCCTGCTGTTCCGGTTCCGCGAGCACCTGCGGGCGCGGCCCGAGCAGCCCGCCCGGCAGGCCGCCGCCGAGGTGTCGGCCCGGGTCGGCGGCGCGATCGCCTCGGCCGCGCTGACCATCGTCGCGGCCTTCGCGACCCTGGGCGTGGCGAGCTTCGGGCAGTTCCGCTCGCTGGGCCCGGCGATCGCCGTCGCCGTGCTGGTGATGCTGGCCGGCAGCCTGACCCTGATGCCGGCGCTGCTCGCGGTCTGCGGCCGGCGGATGTTCTGGCCGTCCCGCGCGCTGCGCCGCCCGCCGCGGGAGGGCGTGGCGGCCCGCTGGGGCGCGCTGGTCACCCGCCGGCCGGCGGCCGTGCTGGCGGCCTCGGTGGTGCTGCTCGGCGCGCTGGCCGCGGGGGCGGCGGGCATCCGGATGGACTACGGGCTCGGCGGCGACTCCTCGACGCCCTCGGCCGCCACCGCCGTGGAGATCGCGCGGGCGCTGCCCGCGGGCGTGTCCGATCCGATCTCGGTGTACGTCACCGCGAAGGACGGCGCCGCGGTCGACCCCGGCCGGCTGGACGGCCTGGCCCGGGCGCTGGCCGGGGTGGACGGCGTCGGGCAGGTCGCGCCGGCCGTGCCGAGCGCCGACGGCCGGGCGGCGCGGATCGACCTGTACCCGAGCGCCGACCCGCAGAGCGAGCGGGTCCGCGAGCTGGCCGCCGGACCGGTCCGCGCGGCGGCCGCCGCGCACGCCCCGCCCGGCACGCTGGCCCGGGTCGGCGGCAGTGCGGCGGTGTTCGCCGACATCTCGGCCGCGGTCGACCACGACCTGGCGGTGGTGTTCCCGGTCGCGGCCGCGCTGATCGCGCTGATCCTGCTGCTGCTCCTGCGCAGCCTGCTCGCCCCGGCGGTGCTGCTGCTGGCGGTCGGCCTCGGCTTCGCCGCCACCCTGGGCGCCGCCACCCTGGTGTTCCAGCACCTGCTGGACGGCCCGGGCGTCGCCTTCACGCTGCCGCTGGTGCTGTTCCTGTTCGTGGTGGCGCTGGGCACCGACTACAACATCCTGATCACCGACCGGATCCGTGAGGAGATGCGGCGCCCCGGCCCGCCCCGCGCGGCCGTGGCCCGGGCCGTCCGCCACACCGCCCCGGCCGTCGCCACCGCGGGCCTGGTGCTGGCCGGGTCCTTCGCCTCGCTGGCCGCCTCCCCGGGCAGCGAGCAGATCTCCTTCGCGCTGACGCTGGGCATCCTGCTCTCCGCCCTGGTCCTGTCGCTGGCCCTGGTGCCCGCTCTCGCCACGCTGCTCGGCCGCACCCTCTGGTGGCCGCTCCGCCCGGGGCCCGCGCCCGTTCCGGTGGCGCCGACCCCGGAGCGCCACCCGGTGTCCTGA
- a CDS encoding 5'-nucleotidase — MPYELTGRLVVGIASSALFDLAESDRVFREDGEEAYRAYQERNLDVTFAPGTAFPFVKRLLSLNDLGESHDPLVEVIVLSRNDPDTGLRVMRSIRAHKLPITRAIFKQGRAPYEYIPALNMSLFLSANEGDVREAVAAGLPAGRVLGPVRPDDEDDPDLRIAFDFDGVLASDASEQVYQREGIEKFRDHEVAHADVPHDAGPLKEFLAGVNRIQRREEEERRKNPGYRLRVHVSIVTARNSPAEERAVRSLKRWGVRVNDAFFLGGIDKGTIMAVLRPHIFFDDQQVHLDSTARTTPSVHIPIGQINEVPPPGS, encoded by the coding sequence GTGCCGTACGAGTTGACCGGACGGCTGGTGGTCGGGATCGCGTCCAGCGCGCTGTTCGACCTGGCCGAGTCGGACCGGGTGTTCCGGGAGGACGGCGAGGAGGCCTACCGGGCCTACCAGGAACGGAACCTGGACGTCACCTTCGCGCCCGGGACGGCGTTCCCGTTCGTCAAGCGGCTGCTGTCGCTGAACGACCTGGGCGAGTCGCACGACCCGCTGGTCGAGGTGATCGTGCTGTCGCGCAACGACCCGGACACCGGGCTGCGGGTGATGCGGTCGATCCGGGCGCACAAGCTGCCGATCACCCGGGCGATCTTCAAGCAGGGGCGGGCCCCGTACGAGTACATCCCGGCGCTGAACATGTCGCTGTTCCTGTCGGCGAACGAGGGCGACGTCCGGGAGGCGGTGGCCGCCGGGCTGCCGGCCGGGCGGGTGCTGGGGCCGGTGCGGCCGGACGACGAGGACGACCCGGACCTGCGGATCGCGTTCGACTTCGACGGGGTGCTGGCCAGCGACGCCTCCGAGCAGGTGTACCAGCGCGAGGGCATCGAGAAGTTCCGCGACCACGAGGTGGCGCATGCCGACGTGCCGCACGACGCGGGCCCGCTGAAGGAGTTCCTCGCCGGGGTCAACCGGATCCAGCGGCGCGAGGAGGAGGAGCGTCGGAAGAACCCGGGCTACCGCCTGCGGGTGCACGTCTCGATCGTCACGGCCCGCAACTCCCCCGCCGAGGAGCGGGCGGTGCGCAGCCTCAAGCGCTGGGGAGTGCGGGTCAACGACGCGTTCTTCCTGGGCGGCATCGACAAGGGCACGATCATGGCGGTGCTGCGCCCGCACATCTTCTTCGACGACCAGCAGGTGCACCTGGACAGCACGGCGCGCACCACGCCGAGCGTGCACATCCCGATCGGTCAGATCAACGAGGTTCCGCCGCCGGGGAGCTGA
- a CDS encoding FBP domain-containing protein, translating to MKALTDPEIRASFVNCTKGEAGRAALPRELAELTWEELDFLGWRDPGAPDRGYLVAEHGGRPVGVALRLAQRGPGARHGSMCSICLTTHPASGVALMTARRAGRPTAGAYASAGEYFCADLACSLYVRGRRRAPAGGVRMKESLSTEEKVARVRANLAVFLDRVLGPEG from the coding sequence ATGAAGGCGCTGACCGACCCGGAGATCCGCGCATCGTTCGTCAACTGCACCAAGGGCGAGGCCGGCCGCGCCGCGCTCCCCCGCGAGCTCGCCGAACTCACCTGGGAGGAACTGGACTTCCTCGGCTGGCGGGATCCGGGCGCACCAGACCGCGGCTACCTGGTGGCCGAGCACGGGGGCCGGCCGGTGGGGGTCGCGCTGCGCCTCGCCCAGCGCGGCCCGGGCGCCCGGCACGGTTCGATGTGCTCGATCTGCCTGACCACCCACCCCGCGTCGGGCGTCGCGCTGATGACGGCCCGTCGGGCGGGCCGGCCCACCGCCGGGGCGTACGCCTCGGCCGGCGAGTACTTCTGCGCCGACCTGGCCTGCTCGCTGTACGTGCGCGGGCGCAGGCGGGCCCCGGCGGGCGGGGTGCGGATGAAGGAGAGCCTGAGCACCGAGGAGAAGGTCGCCCGGGTCCGGGCCAACCTGGCGGTGTTCCTGGACCGGGTACTGGGGCCCGAGGGGTGA
- a CDS encoding TetR/AcrR family transcriptional regulator — protein MAAHAGLTADRIARAAAELADEVGIEKVTASALARRFGVKDASLYSHVKSLREIRTRVALLAADELNRAIAAAVAGRSGAEALAAFADAYRHYATSHPGRYAATQLPLDPADFTDTEVFARSVELTYAVMRHYRLDEPDLTDAARLLRATFHGFATIEAAGGFNHPRPAAESWQRIVAGLHQLLETWPRTV, from the coding sequence ATGGCTGCGCACGCTGGTTTGACGGCCGACCGGATCGCCCGGGCCGCGGCCGAACTCGCCGACGAGGTCGGCATCGAGAAGGTCACCGCCTCCGCGCTGGCCCGCCGCTTCGGGGTGAAGGACGCCAGCCTCTACTCGCACGTCAAGAGCCTGCGGGAGATCCGCACCCGGGTCGCGCTGCTCGCCGCCGACGAGCTGAACCGGGCCATCGCCGCCGCCGTCGCCGGCCGCTCCGGCGCCGAGGCGCTGGCCGCCTTCGCCGACGCCTACCGGCACTACGCGACCAGCCACCCCGGCCGCTACGCCGCCACCCAACTGCCGCTCGACCCGGCCGACTTCACCGACACCGAGGTGTTCGCCCGGAGCGTCGAACTCACCTACGCGGTGATGCGCCACTACCGCCTCGACGAGCCCGACCTGACCGACGCCGCCCGGCTGCTGCGCGCCACCTTCCACGGCTTCGCCACCATCGAGGCGGCCGGCGGCTTCAACCATCCGCGCCCCGCCGCCGAGTCCTGGCAGCGCATCGTCGCCGGCCTGCACCAGCTGCTGGAGACCTGGCCGCGCACCGTCTGA
- the dacB gene encoding D-alanyl-D-alanine carboxypeptidase/D-alanyl-D-alanine-endopeptidase, whose protein sequence is MPGRLYRRSLPLAAAVLAASLLAGSAQADDPAPADAALTADLDVLLSDARLANAQAGVEVLDATTGQVLYAREPQALLTPASTLKTVTSTAALDLLGADYRFTTEVRTAGTTYGGTLVGDLVLRGGGDPSLLAQDLDDLAAKVAASGVTTVTGRVLADGTRYDSTPLGAGWAWDDEAYSYSPQISGLTVANDPEYLMDTVQVTVTPGAAGEQAKVALVPAEAPMTFSGKVTTGAAGSGSAVGVDRRRGSNEVLLSGSIAAGAAPVTSWLTVEDPNTYAGKVFAGALARHGVRVVRGVQAASGTETSQPLLSHQSQTLAELIVPMLKVSNNGIAEHLTKEIGKVKGGRGDWATGVAQIRAFLKTNGLETPAARQVDGSGLSRYDLITPAKMAGLLKLAQNKPWFDAWYNALPVAGNPQRMVGGTLAARMTGTKAANNVHAKSGSMGGVDNLIGYATAPDGRKLVFAVMVNNFYGASPRPVIDAIAVRLATGPAATATPSPAVAPQSKAKSAAAPAAAPAGGGAEYTGTRWEDCEAVSHC, encoded by the coding sequence TTGCCCGGACGTCTGTACCGCCGCAGCCTGCCGCTCGCGGCCGCGGTCCTCGCCGCCTCCCTGCTCGCCGGGTCGGCCCAGGCCGACGACCCGGCCCCGGCCGACGCCGCACTGACCGCCGACCTCGACGTGCTGCTCTCCGACGCCCGGCTGGCCAACGCCCAGGCCGGCGTCGAGGTGCTGGACGCCACCACCGGGCAGGTGCTGTACGCCCGCGAGCCGCAGGCGCTGCTCACCCCGGCGTCCACCCTGAAGACGGTGACCTCGACGGCGGCGCTCGACCTGCTCGGCGCGGACTACCGCTTCACCACCGAGGTCCGCACCGCGGGCACCACCTACGGCGGGACCCTGGTCGGCGACCTGGTGCTGCGCGGCGGCGGCGACCCCAGCCTGCTGGCCCAGGACCTCGACGACCTGGCCGCGAAGGTCGCCGCGTCCGGCGTCACCACCGTCACCGGGCGGGTGCTCGCGGACGGCACCCGCTACGACTCGACGCCGCTCGGCGCCGGCTGGGCCTGGGACGACGAGGCGTACTCGTACAGCCCGCAGATCTCCGGGCTGACCGTCGCCAACGACCCCGAGTACCTGATGGACACCGTGCAGGTGACGGTCACTCCGGGCGCGGCCGGCGAGCAGGCCAAGGTGGCGCTGGTGCCCGCCGAGGCCCCGATGACCTTCAGCGGCAAGGTCACCACCGGCGCGGCCGGCAGCGGCTCGGCCGTCGGCGTGGACCGCCGCCGCGGCAGCAACGAGGTGCTGCTGTCCGGCAGCATCGCGGCGGGCGCCGCGCCCGTGACCTCCTGGCTGACCGTCGAGGACCCGAACACGTACGCGGGCAAGGTGTTCGCGGGCGCACTCGCCCGGCACGGCGTGCGGGTGGTGCGCGGGGTGCAGGCCGCGAGCGGCACGGAGACCTCGCAGCCGCTGCTCTCGCACCAGTCGCAGACCCTGGCCGAGCTGATCGTCCCGATGCTCAAGGTCAGCAACAACGGCATCGCCGAGCACCTGACCAAGGAGATCGGCAAGGTGAAGGGCGGCCGCGGCGACTGGGCCACCGGCGTCGCCCAGATCCGCGCCTTCCTGAAGACCAACGGCCTGGAGACCCCGGCCGCCCGCCAGGTCGACGGCTCCGGCCTGTCCCGCTACGACCTGATCACCCCGGCGAAGATGGCGGGCCTGCTCAAGCTCGCCCAGAACAAGCCGTGGTTCGACGCCTGGTACAACGCCCTGCCGGTGGCGGGCAACCCGCAGCGGATGGTCGGCGGCACCCTGGCCGCCCGGATGACCGGCACCAAGGCCGCGAACAACGTGCACGCCAAGTCCGGTTCGATGGGCGGCGTCGACAACCTGATCGGCTACGCCACCGCGCCCGACGGCCGCAAGCTGGTCTTCGCCGTGATGGTGAACAACTTCTACGGCGCCAGCCCGCGCCCGGTGATCGACGCGATAGCCGTCCGCCTGGCCACCGGCCCGGCCGCCACCGCGACCCCGAGCCCGGCCGTCGCCCCGCAGTCGAAGGCCAAGTCGGCGGCCGCGCCGGCCGCCGCGCCCGCCGGGGGCGGCGCCGAGTACACCGGCACCCGCTGGGAGGACTGCGAGGCCGTCAGCCACTGCTGA
- a CDS encoding TetR/AcrR family transcriptional regulator produces MTQPPSPADASRERIVAAATALFAEHGYDGTTTRTIAGAAGLNVATVAYHVGGKADLYREVMRRAHEAEQAAVGAALAEFAREAPADPAAAAAAFADRYLDFCLAQPHVPALWMRRWLSDAAEFAGLEEQYTRPLLESVRDALTAALAELTPDRAELALWTVLWTTHGFCRSMIRAQVPRFRAHLRALVLRELGLDGAP; encoded by the coding sequence ATGACCCAGCCCCCTTCGCCGGCCGACGCGAGCCGGGAGCGGATCGTCGCGGCCGCCACCGCGCTGTTCGCCGAGCACGGCTACGACGGCACCACCACCCGGACGATCGCCGGCGCCGCCGGGCTGAACGTCGCCACCGTCGCCTACCACGTGGGCGGCAAGGCCGACCTGTACCGCGAGGTGATGCGGCGCGCCCACGAGGCCGAGCAGGCCGCCGTGGGCGCGGCGCTGGCCGAGTTCGCCCGCGAGGCGCCGGCCGACCCGGCGGCCGCGGCCGCCGCCTTCGCCGACCGGTACCTGGACTTCTGCCTGGCCCAGCCGCACGTCCCCGCGCTGTGGATGCGGCGCTGGCTGTCGGACGCCGCCGAGTTCGCCGGCCTGGAGGAGCAGTACACCCGGCCGCTGCTGGAGTCGGTGCGCGACGCGCTGACCGCCGCGCTGGCCGAACTGACACCGGATCGAGCCGAGTTGGCCCTGTGGACGGTGCTGTGGACCACCCACGGCTTCTGCCGCTCGATGATCCGGGCGCAGGTCCCCCGCTTCCGCGCCCACCTGCGCGCCCTGGTGCTGCGCGAACTCGGCCTGGACGGCGCGCCGTGA
- a CDS encoding MFS transporter: MTAAPLSRRQLAGYALGSVGTGIHSTVPGLLLLYFMTDALGVPAGVAGLVVALPKAWDALFNPTVGAASDREALRTGRRTRILLAGALALPVAFAAMFLSPLTGTGAAIWVAVTFVLASSAFALFQVPYVALPAEMSERPGERTRIMVWRIVCLTLGILVAGGLAPAVVALAGDGRRGYAVMGLVIAALLAATLLIPVLGARKIPARPGPEPLGLRAALRTARGNRAFFALLGAFVLQAAAVAIMLAAAPYTATYWLGGYGLTSVLFVCLVAPSAIAVPLWGRAAARWGRLRCLTAATALFALAAAALWPAAGDGAAHVAATLALCALLGTAYAALQVLPLSLLPDTVHADAARTGRLQSGAFTGLWTAGETAGLAAGPGLFSLALAAAGFVASTTDRPVAQTATARAGVLLGFSLVPALLMLASLPALHAYGRRRAAATATAVDPLVGELS, encoded by the coding sequence GTGACGGCCGCACCGCTGAGCCGGCGTCAGCTCGCCGGGTACGCGCTCGGCTCGGTCGGCACCGGCATCCACTCGACCGTCCCCGGCCTGCTGCTGCTGTACTTCATGACCGACGCGCTGGGCGTCCCCGCCGGGGTCGCCGGACTGGTGGTCGCCCTCCCCAAGGCCTGGGACGCCCTGTTCAACCCGACCGTCGGCGCGGCCAGCGACCGCGAGGCGCTGCGCACCGGCCGCCGCACCCGCATCCTGCTGGCCGGCGCCCTCGCCCTGCCCGTCGCGTTCGCCGCGATGTTCCTCTCCCCGCTGACCGGCACCGGCGCGGCGATCTGGGTGGCCGTCACCTTCGTGCTCGCCTCCAGCGCCTTCGCGCTGTTCCAGGTCCCGTACGTGGCGCTGCCCGCCGAGATGTCGGAACGGCCCGGGGAGCGCACCCGGATCATGGTGTGGCGGATCGTCTGCCTCACCCTCGGCATCCTGGTCGCGGGCGGCCTCGCCCCCGCCGTCGTCGCGCTGGCCGGCGACGGCCGCCGCGGCTACGCCGTGATGGGCCTGGTGATCGCCGCCCTGCTGGCGGCAACCCTGCTGATACCCGTGCTGGGCGCCCGCAAGATCCCCGCCCGGCCCGGCCCCGAACCGCTCGGCCTGCGGGCCGCGCTGCGCACCGCCCGCGGCAACCGGGCCTTCTTCGCGCTGCTCGGCGCGTTCGTGCTGCAGGCCGCCGCGGTGGCGATCATGCTGGCCGCCGCGCCGTACACCGCCACCTACTGGCTCGGCGGCTACGGCCTGACCTCGGTGCTGTTCGTCTGCCTGGTCGCCCCCAGCGCGATCGCCGTCCCGCTGTGGGGCCGGGCCGCCGCCCGCTGGGGCCGGCTGCGCTGCCTGACCGCCGCCACCGCCCTGTTCGCGCTGGCCGCCGCCGCGCTCTGGCCCGCCGCCGGCGACGGCGCCGCGCACGTCGCCGCGACCCTGGCCCTGTGCGCCCTGCTCGGCACCGCCTACGCGGCCCTGCAGGTGCTGCCGCTCTCGCTGCTGCCCGACACCGTGCACGCCGACGCTGCCCGCACCGGCCGCCTGCAGTCCGGGGCGTTCACCGGCCTGTGGACGGCCGGCGAGACCGCCGGGCTGGCCGCCGGACCCGGACTGTTCTCGCTCGCCCTGGCCGCCGCCGGGTTCGTCGCCTCCACCACCGACCGTCCCGTGGCGCAGACCGCCACCGCCCGGGCCGGCGTGCTGCTCGGCTTCAGCCTCGTCCCGGCGCTGCTGATGCTGGCCTCGCTGCCCGCCCTGCACGCCTACGGCCGCCGCCGCGCCGCCGCCACCGCCACCGCCGTCGACCCGCTGGTTGGAGAACTCTCATGA
- a CDS encoding aminotransferase class V-fold PLP-dependent enzyme, with protein sequence MTDRHPALPDAGRTADELLAELRALTAGDLPTRGGRTTAYTYDAGRPEVREAAERAYLAMLDVNGLDPTAFPSIVALERRVVGAVAERLGGDHATPGIFTSGGTESVLLAVKAARDARPGIAEPEIVVPATAHAAFFKAGSYLKVKVVTVPVDPRTFRAAPAAMAAACTERTVLVVASAPSYAHGVVDPVTEIAADAAARGIPCHVDACVGGWLLPWLAEAGATVPPFDLAVPGVTSLSCDLHKFGYAPKGASVLLFRDRPMRLAAYFACAQWPGYPVVNSTVQSSKGAGPLAGAWATLQALGADGYRELGRSALAATRRLIAGVAGIDGLRVLGAPDATLVALGAADPELDLWELADESRARGFFLQPQLSVDGLPASLHVTLTGVSEHGVDALLAALRDSVAAVRDRGPVAPPTEILALLDQLDFSLLDDAAFAALLPAAGLDLSPTATPRMAGVNRLLDGLPPHRRNQLATRFLSALYSPHLEGN encoded by the coding sequence ATGACCGACCGTCACCCCGCCCTGCCGGACGCCGGCCGCACCGCCGACGAGCTGCTCGCCGAGCTGCGCGCCCTCACCGCCGGCGACCTCCCCACCCGCGGCGGCCGCACCACCGCCTACACCTACGACGCCGGCCGGCCCGAGGTCCGGGAGGCCGCCGAACGCGCCTACCTCGCCATGCTGGACGTCAACGGCCTCGACCCGACGGCCTTCCCCAGCATCGTCGCGCTGGAGCGCCGGGTGGTCGGCGCGGTCGCCGAACGGCTCGGCGGCGACCACGCCACCCCCGGAATCTTCACCAGCGGCGGCACCGAGTCCGTCCTGCTCGCGGTCAAGGCCGCGCGGGACGCCCGGCCCGGGATCGCCGAACCGGAGATCGTCGTCCCGGCGACCGCGCACGCCGCCTTCTTCAAGGCCGGCAGCTACCTGAAGGTCAAGGTGGTGACGGTGCCGGTCGACCCCCGGACCTTCCGGGCGGCGCCCGCCGCGATGGCCGCCGCCTGCACCGAACGCACCGTGCTGGTGGTCGCCTCCGCCCCCTCCTACGCGCACGGCGTGGTCGACCCGGTCACCGAGATCGCCGCCGACGCCGCGGCCCGCGGCATACCGTGCCACGTCGACGCCTGCGTGGGCGGCTGGCTGCTGCCCTGGCTCGCCGAGGCCGGAGCCACGGTCCCCCCGTTCGACCTGGCCGTGCCCGGCGTCACCTCGCTCTCCTGCGACCTGCACAAGTTCGGGTACGCCCCCAAGGGCGCGTCCGTGCTGCTCTTCCGCGACCGGCCGATGCGGCTCGCCGCGTACTTCGCCTGCGCCCAGTGGCCCGGCTACCCCGTCGTCAACTCCACCGTGCAGAGCAGCAAGGGCGCCGGTCCGCTGGCCGGCGCGTGGGCCACCCTGCAGGCCCTCGGGGCGGACGGCTACCGCGAGTTGGGGCGCTCGGCGCTCGCCGCGACCCGCCGCCTGATCGCCGGGGTGGCCGGGATCGACGGCCTGCGGGTGCTCGGCGCCCCGGACGCCACCCTGGTCGCGCTCGGCGCGGCCGACCCGGAACTCGACCTCTGGGAACTCGCCGACGAATCCCGCGCCCGCGGCTTCTTCCTGCAACCCCAGCTGAGCGTGGACGGCCTCCCCGCCAGCCTCCACGTGACCCTCACCGGCGTCAGCGAGCACGGCGTCGACGCGTTGCTGGCCGCCCTCCGCGACAGCGTCGCCGCCGTCCGGGACCGCGGGCCGGTCGCCCCGCCCACCGAGATCCTCGCGCTGCTCGACCAGTTGGACTTCAGCCTGCTCGACGACGCCGCCTTCGCCGCCCTGCTCCCCGCCGCCGGGCTCGACCTCTCTCCCACCGCCACCCCGCGGATGGCCGGCGTCAACCGCCTCCTCGACGGCCTCCCGCCGCACCGCCGCAACCAGCTCGCCACCCGCTTCCTGTCCGCGCTCTACAGCCCCCATCTGGAGGGCAACTGA
- a CDS encoding TetR/AcrR family transcriptional regulator, with product MVEPTPALTRPALAAAALRVLERDGLAGLSMRKVAAEVGVKAASLYWHVRNKEELLDLLNDALVADAELPPREGDWRAQYLEYGRRYRELLLARRDAAKIAAGRLTTGPHILAILEDQLDRLRSAGFSDPDAAMAAYLLSAYVQGFVLQEQSPLSATEAAGATRGEAARAAGDTFRALPPASYPNLVALAEDLTDPDMATRFDFGLHRIADGLATLLPPDRR from the coding sequence ATGGTTGAGCCGACACCCGCCCTGACCAGGCCGGCCCTCGCCGCCGCCGCGCTCCGCGTGCTGGAGCGCGACGGCCTCGCCGGACTCTCCATGCGCAAGGTCGCCGCTGAGGTCGGGGTGAAGGCCGCCTCGCTGTACTGGCACGTCCGCAACAAGGAAGAACTGCTCGACCTGCTCAACGACGCGCTCGTCGCCGACGCCGAACTCCCGCCCCGGGAGGGCGACTGGCGCGCCCAGTACCTCGAATACGGCCGCCGCTACCGGGAGTTGCTGCTCGCCAGGCGGGACGCCGCCAAGATCGCCGCCGGCCGGCTCACCACCGGCCCGCACATCCTCGCGATCCTGGAGGACCAGCTCGACCGCCTGCGCTCCGCCGGCTTCTCCGACCCGGACGCCGCGATGGCCGCGTACCTGCTCTCCGCGTACGTCCAGGGCTTCGTCCTGCAGGAGCAGTCACCGCTGTCCGCCACCGAGGCCGCCGGCGCGACCCGCGGCGAAGCCGCCCGCGCGGCGGGCGACACCTTCCGCGCCCTCCCGCCCGCCAGCTACCCCAACCTGGTGGCCCTCGCCGAAGACCTCACCGACCCGGACATGGCCACCCGCTTCGACTTCGGCCTCCACCGCATCGCCGACGGCCTGGCCACCCTCCTCCCGCCCGACCGCCGGTGA